The DNA window GCAGAGGTCAGGGCGCTTAATCTTTTGTTTCACAGATTATCCTGTCATAGGAGACATTACAGTGACTTGCTTAAACCGTCGCATCCCAAAGGCAAGTCCCAGGTCATCTCAGTTAACTGTAAATTCCATCTGGTGGAAGAAAGGATTTAGTTTCTTCCCTTCCTAACTCCAAAAGCAGCAGGTTAGAGAGATTCTTTTCTCCAACTACTAGTTCATTTTATTTGACAGAGAGAGAACCTTACAGCTCATTCCTGCTTGTCTACAACTACTAAAAAAATTAGTGGCCTTTAAGATCTTGATAATGGTCTGAGCTCTAAGATGtccagtcaaaaaaaaaaaaaagtaaatttaaaattctgcagAAGTGCATCACTGaatgttaacattttaaaaacaagaacattgatttgaaaagaaaacacaaagaaaaacccaccaaaacagaaaaaaaaacccaaaaccagaagagacACCAATTCTTAAAATCCAGAATCACCATTCATCCAGTGACATTTACACTTCCAGTTTTCTGCTGTGATTCTCATCACTGATTAAGCCTTTGGCTGCACAGAAATAGCAGAGCTGCTAATagtacttggaaaaaaaataataatccacaCACCCCAAATACCAATTAAAACCATCAAACAGCCTGAGATCTAAAAACTACATTTTGTAGCAGCACCCACAATGGACAGTCGCTGATATATCAACAAGCCAAATCCTTGTGACAGCCATTTTGTTGAAGCACAGTTTTAGCATGtcaaacacagcaaagaaaagagaacataaaCATAAACTTCTTCTATATGAAGACAAATCTTGACCACTTTTTGCTCACTGGACTTTTTTCTGTCCAGATTCTCTCTCACTATTGTCTCTACTACTGCTAAGGCTTGTGACCTTGGCATAAGCTTAAgtcttcttcttcccttctcactCATATGTTCTTTTATCTGTCTCTGATAAATCTACATCAGATTCTTCTTTTCACATGGTTTCTTATGCGTAAAGATCTGATCAGATCTAGTCTTGTGTCAGCACTTTCTTCAGATTCAGGAGAAAAGGGGCGCATACACTCTCCAGGTTAGTATTAACTTCATGTAATACATTAAGAGCTGATGCcaagaaagcaaaagccctgtgttttttttttatgaaccTGTTTTCTTATTCCTAAATAGAACCatctatgaagaaaaaaaaaaaagcctctagAAGTGCCTTAAATTCTAATAATACCACTTCTGTTGCTAAGCATACCACCTATCACATAGTGACACACAAATACACGTCTGGCACTAGAGCATATGAAGGGAAAGGATAATTTGTACCATTACTCAAAATGCTGGGACTGAGTGACGACCCCAACAGCCAAGCCACCATCTGACAAGACCAGAGAGAAACCAAGGCTGTGACCAGATCCACCACAACAGGCCCCACTGCTCCCTCCACCTTGTTTACTCTCACAGCTCAGCTCCAACCCTTTTTCTGTGCCTGCCTGACCCATCACGGAGCAGCTTCCACTTGGCAAAAGAGCAGATGATGATCCCAACAAAAAGAAGCTAGCTGTCTTCAGATGGACCagcaaaatccattttcaaGGATCAGAGAAGCAGGACAGCTTCTCCCATGCAAGCAGCAAGATGGTCAGCAGCAGTAAACTGCCGGAGAAATCATACTGCTGAATCAAGCTGCAGCCCTATGAAAGTCCACTTAAAGCACTCGCTTTACAttcactaaaagaaaaagaagatcaGCACAGTAATACACAACCTTGCAGGCCACCTTACCTTGTAGCACTCATATCTCTCATAGGAAGTGCCCCCGGGGGAGTCAGGGAAGATGTATGGCTGAGGATGCTGGTTTGCCCAGAACTCTTCCTCGCctgccttcagcagctctgtagCTTTCACCATGTCCTTCACATCCTTGTTCTTATCAAATCGTTCTCTCAGGAGGCACGCAAAGTAGCGGTACTTGTCTCTACAGACAGAGGTTAAGAACAGTGATGTACGTTGGTGGAAAAAGCTAATCACATACAGAAACAAATCTTGGCAACATCACCAGTCACCCCTGCGCAACGACAGGGTTTGGCCAGGGGCTCTGAGGAGCTCCTGTTCCCATATCACCCTTTTCCGTGGCAGGCACTGACAAGTGACCCTAGAGACTTTTTCCTCACCCCTTCACCCACGACTgggtgaagggaaggaaagaggacaaAGCCCCAGTCAGGCCCAACACCCCGTCTCAGCGGAGAAGGCCACCTCCCTACCCCCCCAAGTGCGAGGCTGAGAGGCCCCGCTCCTAAAAAGATCCCTTCCCCAGACCCATGCCCTTTCGCCTCTCACCGGTAGATACACCAGGACTCCAGGTGCCGCAGGGATTTCTTATAGAGCCGCAGCACCTTCTGCTGGTGCGTCAGGTAGGCCGCCATTTCGGGCTGCCCTACCCCTCACCTTCGCGCGCGGGGGCTGACGGGAAGGTGGAGGACGTCGCCGCGCGCAGGCGCGTCGCTCGCGCTCCAGCTGCCGCCGCCGCAGTCGCAGCCGCCGCCATGAGTCGCGCCAAGTTCATCGGTGAGgggagagcggggggggggcaggggtgtccgtgtccgtgtcctCGGTCCGGTCGCTTCATCACAGCTCCCTCTGTCCAGGGCTTGTCACCTCCTATAGTTCCTCTCGGTGTCTCCGGGGCCGTGATGCAGGCTGCCTTTGAGCCTACAAGAAGTGTTCGGGAAGGTTTGTGCCATCGCTGGGGGCTCCACGCAGGGCACTGAGGGGCTGCTGCGTGACTCCTCCAAGTTATCCCTAAACTCTGGGGTTTCTGGGCGCCCCTCGCCCCCTTTTTCGCATTGGCGCGTTAGTCCGTGGTTATTTATAATAGTATGGAATTTTCTTGGATTAAAACGTTAATATTCTTAGGAAATTCGGCAGGAAGTATGTGAATAATTTCAGCAGGTCGGTTCAGATATGTGTGGCCGAGCAGCCTAATACTGGAAAAATGCTCACCCCGGTAGAACGGCCGCCAGAAAGGCGGGCTGCGGCCGCTGGGCTTGTTCCGAGGGCTGTGCCTCAGCCCGGCTCTGCGGGGCCGCAGCCCGGAGCCACGCACGGCAGcctgcgtggggctggggctgcgccGGTCCGGGACTGCATTGCAGGTGGTCTTCTTCACATGGTGacgggcagcaggagggaaaacagGCAGCTTTTTATGAGgcagtctgctgctgcttccacctGTGTAAAGGGTGTGTGTGAGGTGCTGCGATGTTCCTTCCCTGTTACTGCTTGTTGGAAGACATAAATTTGTGTTTTTGtgtgaaaagcagaattaattgCAATAAACAGCATATATGTATTAGCTTTGGTGGTTATCAGGGTGTGTCTTATACACTCGTAGAATAAATCTGGAGTTGCACAGAAGgccaaaattttatttttctgtcacttctaGTAAGAAGTTAGCTCTCAAGTTATGCAAGTAGACTTATGCTTAAGGCTTATATGACCTGTGAATGTGGTAGTCAAGGACCACTAAGATATGCTTTCCATTGTTTTCTCTAGCTGGCTAATGCTCAGAATGAAATGTAGACCAACTATAACAttgaatttctgtatttgttttttcatagaTATTGGTATTAACTTGACGGATCCTATGTTCAGAGGAATCTACAGGGGAACACAAAAACATCAAGGTAAACGTTTCTTTGTATCTGCTGAAAGACAGGATCCCTcctgtttaaaacagaaacctTTTACATGTCAGAACATGATGTTAGAGTTTctattttcccctcaaaaacTGGATGTTTATTATTTACTAGAGCTTGAAGAAGAAAGCGTGACAAAATAAGTTAGATGTTCTTAGCAAAGTATGTTCTCTTCTCAATTGCTACTAAGCTGTCATTCAGGTAACTCTGCCTACAGAGCAAAATGGACAATTGCTGATCAATTTATATTAGGATTGCAAGGAAAAACTGATCTGAGAATTATGAACAATAAACCATCAAAGTAtttgtggtggattgaccctggctggaggccatcattgtccatcctcagctggacagaggagagaaaatataatgaaaagctcatgagtcgaggtaaggacagggagagatcactcaccagttactgttatgggcaaaacagactcaacttgggaagattaatttattacccatcaaatcagagtaatgaggaaataaaatccaatcttaaaacacctccccccacccctcccagcttcccgggctcagcttcactcctggGTTCAACTTCCTCCCagctcagcggcacagggggatggagaGTGGGGGTTGtgatcagttcatcacacgttg is part of the Balearica regulorum gibbericeps isolate bBalReg1 chromosome 2, bBalReg1.pri, whole genome shotgun sequence genome and encodes:
- the NDUFB9 gene encoding NADH dehydrogenase [ubiquinone] 1 beta subcomplex subunit 9, whose protein sequence is MAAYLTHQQKVLRLYKKSLRHLESWCIYRDKYRYFACLLRERFDKNKDVKDMVKATELLKAGEEEFWANQHPQPYIFPDSPGGTSYERYECYKIPQWCLDYWHPSEKAMYPDYFAKREQWKKLQRESWDKEIKQLEEETPADGPKTEALPPARKEGHLPPLWWQYVTRPREIPM